TCGTTCAAAAGGCAAAAACTCTGCTAATTGTGTTGCTAATACAGAAACAGATTGAGTTGCTACCACCATTAATAACCAAATTCCATTGAGACCTTTATCTAAGGTGGGTTTTCCTCTTTTTACTGTAATTATTATGAAAAAAGAGTACAAGAGAATAGCCCATAGTGCTGTGCCAACATAAAAGAATAACATAGCTATCTGATGATTTTCTTCGATAATTAGGAATTGACTCCCTAATATGTTTGTTGCGGCTACAATTGTTAAGAATCCTCCTCCTCTTGCATGGTCGGAGAAGTCATTCTTGAAATATTGAAAATAAAAAAAGATTCTATTTAATAGTAATACCCATAAGAGAAAATAGAATAAAATATTGAGATAAAATAGGGGCTTTGCAATAGGAAATACACCAGTAAAAAAGGTGGCAATAGATACAATCCCAGTAGCCATGACTAGAGCAAAGTAACTAGGAAATAAATTTGCAACAATATTTTTGATGTTTTTGATTGACATATTTCTGTTTCTAAAGACAAATTTCAGATGTCAACCTTAAAATGAGATTAAAATGGAATTAAAAAGTAATTAAATTTTGACAATAGGTATGCACAATGAAATTGTTGTTCCTTTTCCCTCTGTGGATTCAATGTGGACTTTTCCCTTGTGTAATTCAATGATACGATGAACTAAAGATAAACCAATGCCATGTCCATGAATGCCTATTGCATTTTCTCCACGATATAATGGTTCAAAGGCATGTTCTTGATAAGATTTAGGCATGCCAATGCCAGAGTCTTTAAAGCAAATAACGATATCATTTCCTTGAACTGAAATAAAAATATTTACTGTTTTGTTGGAAGAGAATTTGCAGGCATTATCCATAATATTGATAAAGGCTCGTTCTAATAACTTATTCTCTCCGACACAAATCAGTTGACTGTCATCTTTTATTGTTGCATCAAAGGTAATATTTACTTTGTTTTCAGGGTTTCGCCTTAAAAAATCATCCCGTACGATCCAGATGAGTTCGTCTATTCGTATTTCTTCAAAATGATAATGTACCAAATCATCAGTGCTTGCTAATTCTAGTAGGTTATTTGTTAGGGTATGTAAATTTTTTACATCTTGCGATATCGTGTGTAGGGTTGTTTTGTATTCTTCCTCGGTTCTATCTTTCATCAAGGTAACATCTATTTGCCCGTTTATAGCTGTGAGTGGGTTCCGTAATTCGTGAGAAGCATTAGCAACAAATCGTTTTTGAGAGTTAAAGGCTGCTTCTAGTCGATCGAGCATTTTATTAAAAGTAGAGGCTAATTTTCCTATCTCATCATCTGTTGGGTTGTTTCCTAGTCGTTGATGTATGTTTTTATGATTAATCTGATTTACTTGATGAATAAAATTGGAAATTGGTTTTAAAAGAAATCCAACATAAAGCCAGCCACTAAGAAAAATGATAATAATTAAAATAAGACCTCGTATGAATAGCATTCTTTTTAAGTTTCTAATATAATCTACTCCATGTATATCGATGCCAGAACTAAAAATATAATACGAATCGTTCAGGTAGGTATAATAAAAACCCACTGTTTCAGTTTGATTTGCAGAAATCAAAAAAGGTTTGTCTGGGTAAATAGAG
The DNA window shown above is from Brumimicrobium sp. and carries:
- a CDS encoding HAMP domain-containing histidine kinase; the protein is MKIRIRFTILFGVIVGIILFFFSISIYFLSENYRKEDFYSRLQDRGIAKLKFVLVSDKDSLNPKTQKIQYNPSPSIANERFVIFLKNQTLLYQDSSFKAPDSKVINSIYPDKPFLISANQTETVGFYYTYLNDSYYIFSSGIDIHGVDYIRNLKRMLFIRGLILIIIIFLSGWLYVGFLLKPISNFIHQVNQINHKNIHQRLGNNPTDDEIGKLASTFNKMLDRLEAAFNSQKRFVANASHELRNPLTAINGQIDVTLMKDRTEEEYKTTLHTISQDVKNLHTLTNNLLELASTDDLVHYHFEEIRIDELIWIVRDDFLRRNPENKVNITFDATIKDDSQLICVGENKLLERAFINIMDNACKFSSNKTVNIFISVQGNDIVICFKDSGIGMPKSYQEHAFEPLYRGENAIGIHGHGIGLSLVHRIIELHKGKVHIESTEGKGTTISLCIPIVKI